The Scophthalmus maximus strain ysfricsl-2021 chromosome 7, ASM2237912v1, whole genome shotgun sequence genome includes a window with the following:
- the LOC118315077 gene encoding forkhead box protein P2-like has protein sequence MPESPLGPTAARQTPASSLLSRAGNGAAERVANGESCSGVRGENWQSLHHKQVFLAMMAPQQIQQLLSPNQLQALIHQKQQALLIQQQRLKEFYKTQQQQIHLQLLQQQPSKKVKELPAQQLVLQQLLQLQQQQQQQQQQLLPVQRPALSSPAQGHSSLHPSLGLHIVSSSLEPHLLTRVVISAVKEMARHLTTFPSFLHVLGGLSPAELQQLWKELTKGIREDKTTSKGNHDSSARSTQVTGGRSGDRQSPPPGGAECADRAASYVLYSHGVCNWPGCESVCENWDQFIKHMGSEHTLDDRSTAQCRVQMQVVQQLELQLCKERQRLRAMMAHLHLPSPPPPPPPPPEARSLPAPALCQQSPQSDTAADPRGPQHCSVSDPSHLPSLNPSDGAQAAPLQPRGCEEESPDHTVCAGAVRRRPHPLVYSLSSENEYELYKKTDIRPPFTYATLIRQAIMEASDMQLTLNEIYNWFTRTFAYFRRNAATWKNAVRHNLSLHKCFVRVEDVKGAVWTVDEVEYQRRRSQKITGSPSLMKNVSSSVAFGTVLNASFQTALADASLPGFKKESVSRNSRGQMQEGKSHSHQHIAVQVQRSLFLKDEAMDPKGREPQTATVKPAAPQRDVTGNDEEHLFDLE, from the exons ATGCCTGAGTCTCCCCTCGGTCCCACGGCAGCCCGTCAAACCCCGGCCAGCAGCCTGCTCAGTCGCGCAGGCAACGGCGCAGCGGAGAGAGTTGCTAATGGGGAGTCCTGCAGTGGAGTGAGGGGTGAAAACTGGCAGAGTCTCCACCATAAACAG GTGTTTCTGGCTATGATGGCTCCACAGCAGATACAGCAGCTTCTGTCCCCCAACCAGCTGCAGGCTCTGATCCACCAGAAGCAACAAGCCCTTCTGATCCAGCAG CAACGTCTGAAAGAGTTTTACAAGACGCAACAGCAACAGAttcacctgcagctgcttcagCAGCAACCCAGCAAGAAAGTCAAAGAG CTCCCCGCACAGCAGCTCgtgctccagcagctcctccagctccagcagcagcagcagcagcagcagcagcagctcctcccgGTGCAGAGACCAGccctgtcctctcctgcccAAGGTCACTCGTCTTTACACCCATCGCTAGGGTTGCACattgtttcttcctctttggaGCCACATCTGTTGACAAGAGTGGTGATTTCAGCCGTTA AAGAGATGGCCCGTCACCTCACAACGTTCCCTTCGTTTCTTCACGTCTTAGGCGGTTTGAGCCCCGCGGAGTTGCAGCAGCTATGGAAGGAGCTCACGAAAGGAATAAGGGAAGATAAAACCACTTCTAAAGGAAACCACGACTCCTCTGCTAGGTCAACACAAGTCACAGGGGGACGGAGCGGTGACCGGCAGTCGCCCCCTCCCGGCGGGGCAGAGTG TGCCGACCGCGCTGCCTCCTATGTTCTCTACAGCCACGGTGTGTGTAACTGGCCCGGATGCGAGTCAGTCTGTGAGAACTGGGACCAGTTCATCAA gCACATGGGCAGTGAACACACTCTGGATGACAGGAGCACGGCCCAGTGCAGAGTCCAGATGCAGGTGGTTCAGCAGCTCGAGCTTCAG CTCTGCAAAGAGCGGCAGCGTCTGCGAGCGATGATGGCTCACCTGCACctgccgtctcctcctcctcctcctcctcctcctccggaggCTCGGTCGCTCCCTGCGCCCGCTCTCTGCCAACAGTCGCCACAGTCTGATACGGCTGCTGACCCACGCGGCCCTCAG CATTGTTCCGTGTCCGACCCCAGCCACCTGCCCTCGCTGAACCCGTCGGACGGGGCACAAGCGGCCCCCCTCCAACCCCGGGGGTGTGAAGAGGAGTCGCCCGATCACACAGTGTGTGCTGGGGCCGTAAGACGTCGTCCTCACCCCTTGGTCTACTCGCTGTCTTCAG AAAATGAGTACGAGCTCTACAAGAAAACCGACATCAGACCTCCGTTCACCTACGCAACACTGATAAGACAG GCTATTATGGAAGCATCAGACATGCAACTGACGCTCAACGAGATATACAACTGGTTCACACGGACGTTCGCTTACTTCAGACGCAATGCTGCCACTTGGAag AATGCGGTGCGCCACAACCTGAGCCTGCACAAGTGTTTTGTGCGAGTGGAGGACGTGAAAGGTGCCGTGTGGACGGTGGACGAGGTGGAATACCAGAGGAGGAGATCCCAGAAGATCACGGG GAGTCCATCACTAATGAAGAACGTGTCCTCCAGCGTCGCTTTCGGAACCGTCCTGAATGCCAGTTTCCAG ACGGCACTGGCTGACGCGTCGCTGCCAGGATTCAAGAAGGAGAGTGTGAGCAGGAACTCCAGGGGCCAAATGCAGGAGGGCAAGAGCCACAGTCACCAACACATCGCTGTTCAAGTTCAGAG GTCTCTGTTCCTTAAAGACGAAGCGATGGATCCGAAGGGCCGAGAACCTCAGACAGCGACAGTAAAACCAGCCGCGCCGCAGCGTGACGTGACGGGAAATGACGAAGAGCACTTGTTCGACCTCGAATGA